The Vidua macroura isolate BioBank_ID:100142 chromosome 4, ASM2450914v1, whole genome shotgun sequence genome window below encodes:
- the LOC128806216 gene encoding toll-like receptor 2 type-2, whose product MTAHIWRVLAIYVILAASLSRQQALKQACPSCDASQLCNCSFMGLVFIPPGFTAKITVLNLAHNRIKRIQSQDLQQAVNLRALLLQSNEISSIDEDSFWSLEKLELLDLSNNSLAHLSPVWFGQLFSLQHLHLQGNSYRDLGQSSPFSSLKNLSSLHLGNPQFSVIRQGNFEGIELLHKLWIDGSNLSQYEQGSLKSIKQINHMILNLRNSNIFSEIVRDLLHSVTWLEVRRIAFSIAAEMQVLRVMSSSFAKKISFRQTLLTDATVPEIVSILEDMPKLVELELVDCRLLGTGQWKMEIQAKKSQTLRILTIKKLSIEEFYLFTDLQPVEGLLSLFTRVTVQNTKVFLVPCRISQHLRSLVYLDLSANLLGDLSLEHSACQGGWPSLQTLNLSQNSLSDLERTSKSLSHLGNLIVLDISQNNFGEIPDACDWPKFLKYLNLSSTQIPKVTTCIPRTLEVLDVSGNNLKEFGLQLPLLKELYLTRNQLKTLPGAAPIPNLVSLSVRRNKLNSFSKEEFESFRRMKLLDASDNNFICSCEFLSFIHHEAGISQVLAGWPDKYVCDSPLAVRGAQVGAVHLSLMECHRSLVVSLICVLVFLVILLLVAVGYKYHMVWYLRMTWAWLQAKRKPKRAPPKDVCYDAFVSYSENDSDWVENTMVRELEQACPPFRLCLHKRDFVPGKWIVDNIIDSIEKSRKTLFVLSEHFVQSEWCKYELDFSHFRLFDENNDAAILVLLEPIQSKAIPKRFCKLRKIMNTKTYLEWPLEEEQQQVFWFNLKIALRS is encoded by the coding sequence ATGACTGCACACATCTGGCGAGTGTTGGCCATCTACGTGATCTTAGCTGCAAGCCTCTCCAGGCAACAAGCACTGAAGCAGGCTTGTCCTTCATGCGATGCCAGTCAGCTTTGCAACTGCTCCTTCATGGGCTTGGTCTTCATTCCCCCTGGGTTCACGGCCAAAATCACAGTGTTAAACCTGGCCCACAACAGGATAAAGCGCATCCAATCTCAGGACCTGCAGCAGGCTGTGAACCTgagagccctgctgctgcagtccaACGAAATCAGCTCCATAGATGAGGACTCGTTTTGGTCCCTGGAAAAACTGGAGCTCTTGGACTTATCGAATAACAGCTTGGCTCACTTGTCCCCTGTGTGGTTTGGGCAGCTTTTTTCACTCCAGCACCTTCATCTTCAAGGCAATTCCTACAGAGACCTGGGGCAGAGCTCTCCCTTTTCTAGCCTGAAGAACCTGAGCTCTCTCCACCTGGGCAACCCACAGTTCTCTGTGATAAGGCAAGGGAACTTTGAGGGTATTGAGCTTCTGCACAAGTTGTGGATTGATGGTAGCAATCTCAGTCAGTATGAGCAGGGAAGTTTGAAATCAATTAAGCAGATAAATCACATGATCCTAAACCTAAGAAATAGTAATATATTCTCAGAAATTGTTAGGGACCTTCTGCACTCTGTCACTTGGCTGGAAGTGAGAAGAATAGCGTTCAGTATTGCTGCAGAAATGCAAGTATTGAGAGTCATGTCTTCatcttttgcaaagaaaatttcttttagaCAGACATTACTAACAGATGCTACTGTGCCTGAGATTGTCAGCATTTTAGAAGACATGCCAAAATTAGTGGAGTTGGAGCTGGTAGACTGTAGACTCTTGGGAACTGGtcaatggaaaatggaaattcaAGCAAAGAAATCACAGACACTTAGAATTTTAACAATAAAGAAACTATCTATAGAAGAATTTTACTTGTTTACAGATCTTCAGCCTGTGGAAGGTCTACTGTCTCTTTTTACAAGAGTCACAGTTCAAAACACCAAGGTTTTTTTGGTACCATGCAGAATTTCCCAACATCTTCGGTCATTAGTATATCTTGACCTTAGTGCAAATTTGCTTGGAGACTTGAGTTTAGAACATTCAGCCTGTCAGGGTGGCTGGCCATCACTACAAACTCTAAATTTAAGTCAGAATTCACTGAGTGACTTAGAAAGGACAAGTAAAAGTTTATCTCATCTAGGAAACCTAATTGTTTTAGACATtagccaaaataattttggtgaGATTCCAGATGCGTGCGACTGGCCAAAATTCCTGAAGTATTTAAACCTGTCCAGCACTCAAATTCCTAAAGTAACGACCTGCATTCCTCGAACGCTAGAAGTTTTGGATGTTAGTGGAAACAACCTGAAGGAGTTTGGACTGCAGCTCCCACTTCTGAAAGAGCTGTACCTCACAAGAAACCAGCTGAAGACCCTGCCGGGTGCCGCACCCATTCCAAACTTAGTGTCCTTGTCCGTCAGAAGAAACAAGCTGAACAGTTTCTCCAAGGAGGAGTTTGAGTCCTTCAGGAGAATGAAGCTGCTGGATGCCAGTGACAACAACTTCATCTGCTCTTGTGAGTTCCTCTCCTTCATCCACCACGAAGCTGGGATATCCCAAGTGCTGGCGGGGTGGCCGGACAAGTACGTGTGTGACTCTCCACTGGCGGTGAGAGGGGCGCAGGTTGGCGCTGTGCACCTCTCCCTGATGGAGTGCCACAGGTCCCTGGTGGTGTCGTTGATCTGCGTCCTGGTGTTCCTGgtcatcctgctgctggtggccgTCGGCTACAAGTACCACATGGTCTGGTACCTGCGGATGACGTGGGCATGGCTGCAAGCCAAGCGGAAGCCCAAGCGCGCCCCGCCAAAGGACGTCTGCTACGACGCTTTTGTCTCCTACAGCGAGAACGACTCCGACTGGGTGGAGAACACCATGGTGCGGGAGCTGGAGCAGGCCTGCCCTCCCTTCCGCCTCTGCCTGCACAAGCGGGACTTTGTGCCGGGGAAGTGGATTGTGGACAACATCATCGATTCCATTGAGAAGAGCCGCAAAACGCTCTTTGTGCTGTCCGAGCACTTTGTGCAGAGCGAGTGGTGCAAATACGAGCTGGACTTCTCGCATTTCCGCCTCTTTGATGAGAACAACGATGCGGCGATTCTCGTCCTCCTGGAGCCCATCCAGAGCAAAGCGATTCCCAAGAGGTTCTGCAAGCTGCGGAAGATCATGAACACAAAGACCTACCTGGAGTGGCCTCTtgaagaagagcagcagcaggtgttTTGGTTTAATTTGAAAATAGCTCTAAGATCCTAG
- the LOC128806752 gene encoding toll-like receptor 2 type-1, translated as MQYTSKMSIQAKHKSRTTHIWRVLAIYVILAASLSKQQALKQACPSCDASQLCNCSFMGLVFIPPGVMAKITVLNLTHNRIKRIQSQDLQQAVNLRALLLQSNEISSIDEDSFWFLEKLELLDLSNNSLAHLSPVWFGQLFSLQHLHLQGNSYRDLGQSSPFSSLKNLSSLHLGNPQFSVIRQGNFEGIELLHKLWIDGSNLSQYEQGSLKSIKQINHMILNLRNSNIFSEIVRDLLHSVTWLEVTEIKLPVERKSLVQNSTRPFTIQKLTFKEAFFTDQTISRAIVSLKEITSLKELEAINCVLEGKGVWNTKEIARSGQSFVETVTVVKIMIQNFHLFFDLEGMESQINKLKRLTIASSNVFMVPCKLARHFSSLLYLDFHDNLLVNKRLDETICERSWPSLQTLNLSQNSLKSLEQTAKYISRLPKLNNLDISQNNFGEIPDACDWPKFLKYLNLSSTQIPKVTTCIPRTLEVLDVSGNNLKEFGLQLPLLKELYLTRNQLKTLPGAAPIPNLVSLSVRRNKLNSFSKEEFESFRRMKLLDASDNNFICSCEFLSFIHHEAGISQVLEGWPDKYVCDSPLAVRGAQVGAVHLSLMECHRSLVVSLICVLVFLVILLLVAVGYKYHMVWYLRMTWAWLQAKRKPKRAPPKDVCYDAFVSYSENDSDWVENTMVRELEQACPPFRLCLHKRDFVPGKWIVDNIIDSIEKSRKTLFVLSEHFVQSEWCKYELDFSHFRLFDENNDAAILVLLEPIQSKAIPKRFCKLRKIMNTKTYLEWPAGEQQQQVFWENLKGALKS; from the exons ATGCAGTACACAAG CAAAATGTCCATCCAAGCAAAACACAAATCAAGAACTACACACATCTGGCGAGTGTTGGCCATCTACGTGATCTTAGCTGCAAGCCTCTCCAAGCAACAAGCACTGAAGCAGGCTTGTCCTTCATGCGATGCCAGTCAGCTTTGCAACTGCTCCTTCATGGGCTTGGTCTTCATTCCCCCTGGGGTCATGGCCAAAATCACAGTGTTAAACCTGACCCACAACAGGATAAAGCGCATCCAATCTCAGGACCTGCAACAGGCTGTGAACCTgagagccctgctgctgcagtccaACGAAATCAGCTCCATAGATGAGGACTCGTTTTGGTTCCTGGAAAAACTGGAGCTCTTGGACTTATCGAATAACAGCTTGGCTCACTTGTCCCCTGTGTGGTTTGGGCAGCTTTTTTCACTCCAGCACCTTCATCTTCAAGGCAATTCCTACAGAGACCTGGGGCAGAGCTCTCCCTTTTCTAGCCTGAAGAACCTGAGCTCTCTCCACCTGGGCAACCCACAGTTCTCTGTGATAAGGCAAGGGAACTTTGAGGGTATTGAGCTTCTGCACAAGTTGTGGATTGATGGTAGCAATCTCAGTCAGTATGAGCAGGGAAGTTTGAAATCAATTAAGCAGATAAATCACATGATCCTAAACCTAAGAAATAGTAATATATTCTCAGAAATTGTTAGGGACCTTCTGCACTCTGTCACTTGGCTGGAAGTGACAGAAATCAAATTACCagttgaaagaaaaagcttGGTGCAGAATTCTACACGTCCTTTTACGATACAAAAACTTACGTTTAAAGAAGCTTTCTTCACAGATCAAACTATTAGCCGAGCAATAGTGTCACTGAAGGAAATCACCTCTTTAAAAGAGTTAGAGGCAATCAATTGTGTTCTTGAGGGGAAGGGAGTATGGAACACTAAAGAAATTGCAAGGAGTGGACAAAGTTTTGTTGAAACAGTAACAGTAGTAAAGATAATGATTcagaattttcatttgttttttgaCCTGGAAGGTATGGAGtcacaaataaacaaactaaAAAGACTCACTATCGCAAGCTCTAATGTTTTCATGGTACCATGCAAACTTGCAAGACATTTTTCATCACTTCTGTATCTGGACTTTCATGATAATTTGCTTGTAAATAAGCGTTTAGATGAGACAATCTGTGAACGTTCCTGGCCTTCATTGCAAACTTTGAATTTAAGTCAGAACTCTCTAAAATCTCTGGAACAGACTGCAAAATATATATCTCGTCTACCCAAATTGAATAATCTTGACATtagccaaaataattttggtgaGATTCCAGATGCGTGCGACTGGCCAAAATTCCTGAAGTATTTAAACCTGTCCAGCACTCAAATTCCTAAAGTAACGACCTGCATTCCTCGAACGCTAGAAGTTTTGGATGTTAGTGGAAACAACCTGAAGGAGTTTGGACTGCAGCTCCCACTTCTGAAAGAGCTGTACCTCACAAGAAACCAGCTGAAGACCCTGCCGGGTGCCGCACCCATTCCAAACTTAGTGTCCTTGTCCGTCAGAAGAAACAAGCTGAACAGTTTCTCCAAGGAGGAGTTTGAGTCCTTCAGGAGAATGAAGCTGCTGGATGCCAGTGACAACAACTTCATCTGCTCTTGTGAGTTCCTCTCCTTCATCCACCACGAAGCTGGGATATCCCAAGTGCTGGAGGGGTGGCCGGACAAGTACGTGTGTGACTCTCCACTGGCGGTGAGAGGGGCGCAGGTTGGCGCTGTGCACCTCTCCCTGATGGAGTGCCACAGGTCCCTGGTGGTGTCGTTGATCTGCGTCCTGGTGTTCCTGgtcatcctgctgctggtggccgTCGGCTACAAGTACCACATGGTCTGGTACCTGCGGATGACGTGGGCATGGCTGCAAGCCAAGCGGAAGCCCAAGCGCGCCCCGCCAAAGGACGTCTGCTACGACGCTTTTGTCTCCTACAGCGAGAACGACTCCGACTGGGTGGAGAACACCATGGTGCGGGAGCTGGAGCAGGCCTGCCCTCCCTTCCGCCTCTGCCTGCACAAGCGGGACTTTGTGCCGGGGAAGTGGATTGTGGACAACATCATCGATTCCATTGAGAAGAGCCGCAAAACGCTCTTTGTGCTGTCCGAGCACTTTGTGCAGAGCGAGTGGTGCAAATACGAGCTGGACTTCTCGCATTTCCGCCTCTTTGATGAGAACAACGATGCGGCGATTCTCGTCCTCCTGGAGCCCATCCAGAGCAAAGCGATTCCCAAGAGGTTCTGCAAGCTGCGGAAGATCATGAACACAAAGACCTACCTGGAGTGGCCTGCTggtgaacagcagcagcaggtgtttTGGGAAAACCTGAAAGGAGCCTTAAAGTCATAG